CGCGACATCCTCGCCGACTCCTGGCGCCAGGCCGCCCCGGGCCGCCTGCTGGAGGCCCACCCGGAGCTGGGCCTGCCCGCTGCTCCCTGAAGTTGCCTTTCCCGAAGGCCCAGTTCCCGAGGGTCCAGTTCTTGAGGGTCCAGTTCTTGTGGATCGCCTCCCGGAAAATCCCGAGGGCGTTGTCGGTGGGCCATGGCATGATCCGGAGGTGCGGGGCGCAAGCGGGTTTTCGGCCGGGGCGAGGGCGGAGGACCGGACCGGCGGGCGGACCGTACGGGCCTGAGGGCCCGGGGGCCGGGGGATCGGGGCACGGGGGCACGGGGACGGGACATGCCAGGGAGGGGAGCGTCGAACGGATGACCGGGACGTCATCACAGCCGTCACCGCAGGACAGCGTCGCGGGTGCCGGGAGCGAGGCCGGAGCCGGACCTGGGGCCGGACCCGGACCCGGCCCCGGGGCCGTGGCCGGGGGTGTCGGTGCGGCCGGTGTGCCGGCCGGTGCCGTGCCGGCCGGTGCCGTGCCGGCCGGCGGCGCGCTGAACGCCGCCGCGTCGGACGGGCGCGGGGCGCGGCCGGTCTGGTCACGGGACTTCGCGCTGTTCTTCGTCGCGCGGGCCGTCGCCCGGCTGGGCGACACCATGCTGCCCGTGGCGCTCGCCGCCGGACTGCTGCAACACGGCTACGGCGCGGGCGCGGTGGGTCTCGCCATGGCCTCGACGGCCGCCGCCTTCGCCGGACTCGTGGTCTTCGGCGGCGTCATCGCCGACCGCTTCAGCACCCGCAAGCTGATGATCGGCGCGGATCTGGTGCGGCTCGGCACCCAGTCCCTCGCCGCGGTCCTCTTCTACTCGGGGCACGTGGTGCTCTGGGAGATCTGTGTCATCGGGCTCGCCAACGGCGTGGCGGGAGCCGTCTTCCAGCCGGGCGTCGCCAGTACGGTGCCCCGGCTCGCCGCCGACATCCAGGGCGCCAACGGCGCGATACGGATCGCCGAGTCCGCCGCCCAGCTCGCGGGCCCGGCCGTCGCCGGTGTCCTCGTGGGCTTCGCCTCGCCCGGCGGGGTCTTCGCCGCCCACGCCGCCACCTACGCGGTCAGCGCGCTGTGTCTGCTCCTGCTCAGGCTGCCTCCGCTCCCGCCCGGCAGCCGCCCGGCGGCGGCCGCACAGGGATCCGGCTGGGGCACCTTCCGGGCCGACCTGGTCGAGGGCTGGCGGGAGTTCCGCTCGCGCGCCTGGCTGTGGGGAGTCATCGCGGTCTGGTGTCTCTACATGATCGCCGTGTGGGGTCCGACCGTGCCGCTGGTGGCCACCGAGGTGGTCCAGCAGCACGGCCCGCGCGCCTACGGTCTGATCAACTCCGCCTTGGGCGCGGGCACCGTCGTCGGCGGCTTCCTCGCGCTGCGACTGCGCCCGCGCCGGATGCTGCGCGCCGGGGCGGTGGCCCTCTTCGCCTTCTGCTGCTTCCCGGCGGCGGTCGGCGCGGGCCTCGGCGTGGAAGCCATGGCCGCGGGGGCCGCGGTCGCCGGTGCGGGACAGGCGTTCTGGGGCGTGATGTGGGCGACCAGCGTCCAGACCCAGGTCCCCTCGGAGGTCCTCAACCGCATCCACGCCTACGACGTGGCGGGCTCCCTCGCCATGATGCCCGTGGGCCAGGCCCTCGCCGGACCCGCCGCCTCCGCCCTCGGCGCGGGCCATGTGCTGCTGGTGTCCGCGGCGACGAGCGTCGTCGTACCGGTCGTGCTGCTCGCCGTCCCCGCGATCAGCGGCCTCGTACGCGCCGACCCGCCCGGCCCCCACATACGCCGGGCGCGACCGGCGAAGCACTGACCGCCGCCCCCGCTCACCCGCTCGGTGTGCCCGCCCCGAGGAACGCGGAGATCCGCGCCCGCAGGGACGGCGCGTCGAGGCCGTGCGCGGCGGTGTGCTCCTCCAGAGTGCCGTAACGCCGCAGCTCGGCCCGG
The sequence above is drawn from the Streptomyces sp. SAT1 genome and encodes:
- a CDS encoding MFS transporter, whose amino-acid sequence is MTGTSSQPSPQDSVAGAGSEAGAGPGAGPGPGPGAVAGGVGAAGVPAGAVPAGAVPAGGALNAAASDGRGARPVWSRDFALFFVARAVARLGDTMLPVALAAGLLQHGYGAGAVGLAMASTAAAFAGLVVFGGVIADRFSTRKLMIGADLVRLGTQSLAAVLFYSGHVVLWEICVIGLANGVAGAVFQPGVASTVPRLAADIQGANGAIRIAESAAQLAGPAVAGVLVGFASPGGVFAAHAATYAVSALCLLLLRLPPLPPGSRPAAAAQGSGWGTFRADLVEGWREFRSRAWLWGVIAVWCLYMIAVWGPTVPLVATEVVQQHGPRAYGLINSALGAGTVVGGFLALRLRPRRMLRAGAVALFAFCCFPAAVGAGLGVEAMAAGAAVAGAGQAFWGVMWATSVQTQVPSEVLNRIHAYDVAGSLAMMPVGQALAGPAASALGAGHVLLVSAATSVVVPVVLLAVPAISGLVRADPPGPHIRRARPAKH